The following proteins come from a genomic window of Metarhizium brunneum chromosome 2, complete sequence:
- the NDUA21 gene encoding NADH-ubiquinone oxidoreductase 21 subunit produces MDHQSSPSHQAPLESDKPYAPHDVLDETAKTAVVGLGGGFFLAAIRNAMSKRNVGALGVFTRGAPIIGICAAGPAAYAFFSRTMMNLREKEDAWSAAFGGFMCGGVLGLPSRRMPVVVGLGSAVGAIQGALYFLGGRIDSFKKESDEFERKERIRRTTRLPVEQTVAEIGEGRGIQPPGYEERRRERIKETYGFEIDPVKATVEGSQ; encoded by the exons ATGGATCACCAATCGAGCCCGAGCCACCAGGCTCCGCTGGAGTCTGACAAGCCCTACGCTCCTCACGATGTCCTCGACGAGACGGCCAAGACCGCCGTGGTCGGTCTGGgaggcggcttcttcctcgccgccattcGCAACGCCATGTCGAAGCGCAACGTCGGCGCCCTGGGAGTATTTACCCGCGGCGCCCCCATTATCGGAATCTGCG CTGCCGGCCCCGCCGCATACGCTTTCTTCTCCAGAACCATGATGAACCTGCGCGAAAAGGAGGACGCATGGTCCGCCGCCTTTGGCGGTTTCATGTGCGGTGGTGTCTTGGGCCTTCCCT CTCGGCGAATGCCCGTCGTCGTGGGTCTAGGCAGTGCCGTGGGCGCCATCCAAGGCGCACTGTACTTCCTCGGTGGCCGCATTGACTCCTTCAAAAAGGAGTCTGACGAGTTCGAGCGCAAGGAGAGGATCAGAAGGACGACCAGGCTACCCGTGGAGCAGACTGTTGCCGAGATTGGCGAGGGACGAG GCATTCAGCCTCCTGGATATGAGGAGCGGAGACGCGAGCGCATCAAGGAGACGTACGGATTCGAGATCGACCCCGTCAAGGCTACCGTGGAGGGCAGCCAATAA
- the pri1 gene encoding DNA primase small subunit, producing MPHSITGAKSSPGAVKDEPMDDSGVASRMGPAASDGDDVDMDHDADDVALVKKEIKLTDMVDTDDSDDEEFPSSAPVKQPPSSPPARIPSPTDIGALKASDPEVMRSFYQRLFPWRQLFQWLNHSPTPTNDFGNREFAFTLQNDAYLRYQSFATADLLRKDVLRLMPSRFEIGPVYSTNPRDRKMLRNSSAFKPLAKELCFDIDLTDYDDIRTCCDKANICNKCWKFMTMAIKVVDAALREDFGFKHIMWVYSGRRGAHAWVCDKKVRSLDDQKRKAIAGYLEVVKGGAQSGKKVNVRRPLHPHLARSLEILKTHFQEDVLEVQDPWGTEERYEKLLQLLPDRNLNESLRRKWDAAPGRASVSKWADIDALAKTGASKNLDARALLEAKQDIVLEYTYPRLDIEVSKKLNHLLKSPFVVHPGTGRVCVPIDTRELEDFDPLAVPTVQELLGEIDSWKGDDGAASQDDNGKGISDWEKTSLKPYVEYFRTFVNGIMKDERDVRTKREREDLMDF from the exons ATGCCACATTCAATCACGGGCGCAAAGTCGTCTCCAGGtgccgtcaaggacgaaCCCATGGACGACTCTGGCGTTGCTAGCCGCATGGGCCCGGCCGCCAgtgacggcgacgacgttGACATGGACCATGATGCAGATGATGTCGCTCTTGTCAAGAAAGAGATCAAGCTTACCGATATGGTTGATACCGACGATTCGGACGACGAAGAGTTTCCTAGTTCTGCGCCAGTTAAGCAACCGCCCTCCAGCCCACCAGCAAGGATACCATCGCCAAC TGACATTGGTGCGTTAAAAGCATCCGATCCCGAGGTTATGAGGAGTTTCTACCAACGTCTGTTTCCGTGGCGCCAGCTCTTCCAGTGGCTGAATCATAGCCCAACTCCCACCAACGACTTTGGAAATCGAGAATTCGCCTTCACTCTCCAAAATGACGCGTACCTGCGATATCAGTCGTTTGCAACAGCTGACCT CCTCCGCAAAGACGTCCTCCGTCTCATGCCCTCACGTTTCGAAATCGGCCCCGTGTACTCTACAAATCCGCGAGACCGCAAGATGCTCCGCAACTCATCTGCTTTCAAACCACTCGCCAAGGAACTCTGCTTCGATATCGATTTGACGGACTATGACGATATCCGAACCTGCTgcgacaaggccaacattTGTAACAAGTGCTGGAAGTTCATGACCATGGCTATCAAGGTTGTCGATGCTGCGCTGCGTGAAGACTTTGGCTTCAAGCACATCATGTGGGTGTACTCGGGTCGACGTGGTGCCCACGCTTGGGTATGCGATAAGAAAGTTCGCAGTCTAGACGATCAGAAGAGGAAGGCCATTGCCGGCTATCTTGAGGTTGTCAAGGGAGGAGCGCAAAGTGGCAAGAAGGTCAACGTCCGGAGGCCATTGCACCCTCACTTGGC TCGAAGTCTTGAGATTCTCAAGACCCACTTCCAGGAAGACGTTCTGGAAGTACAAGACCCCTGGGGCACGGAGGAACGATATGAGAAACTCTTGCAGTTACTTCCCGATCGCAACCTGAACGAATCCCTACGTCGTAAATGGGATGCCGCCCCTGGAAGAGCTTCAGTATCCAAATGGGCAGACATTGACGCTCTGGCCAAGACTGGCGCTAGCAAGAACCTGGATGCGCGGGCGCTCCTTGAAGCCAAGCAAGACATTGTCCTTGAATATACCTACCCACGACTCGATATCGAGGTTAGCAAGAAACTCAACCATTTGCTCAAGAGTCCCTTCGTAGTGCATCCCGGCACCGGCCGTGTCTGTGTGCCAATTGACACGAGAGAACTCGAGGATTTCGACCCCTTGGCAGTTCCTACCGTCCAGGAACTTCTAGGGGAGATTGATTCTTGGAAAggagacgacggcgccgcaAGCCaggacgacaatggcaaaggTATCTCGGATTGGGAAAAGACGAGCCTCAAACCGTATGTCGAATATTTCCGGACATTTGTCAACGGAATCATGAAGGACGAAAGAGATGTGCGGACAAAGAGGGAGCGGGAGGACTTGATGGATTTCTAA
- the TRM10 gene encoding tRNA (guanine(9)-N1)-methyltransferase, giving the protein MEIAEASTTSGQTAQADQQQPQETTTTKTTTPAADQTTTAGAENAEPAAPMSKNALKRLRRAQEWEDGREDRKRRRREKRVAGKARRREERAELLAQGADPAVLFAKRAPARLVPVSLILDCDFEAYMTDKERVSLSSQVTRCYSENRNFKYKAHLWISGWRGKLRERFETAMESQHAHWKGVSLEEGDFLAAAARAREGMRSAEGGEMADSLQRSADAAAANRWERDEREPFPLPGPVPELDAEHADVVYLTSESPYTLERLEPNTSYVIGGLVDKNREKGLCYRRAVERGIRTARLPIGQYMKLRTRQILATNHVVEIMLRWLECEDWAEAFMRVIPKRKGFEMIADGDEDKTGNGGEDGDQGDQGEDGEENKEGGEKNGEEDKEDGKKSGEDKEKNGEDGEKDKEDEEDEEKNKEDGKKNKEDGEQNGEDETKGSNSQDPK; this is encoded by the coding sequence ATGGAGATTGCCGAAGCCAGTACTACCAGCGGCCAGACGGCGCAAGCCGACCAGCAACAACCCCAagaaaccaccaccaccaaaaccaccacaccagcagcagaccAAACAACCACAGCCGGAGCAGAAAATGCAGAGCCAGCGGCGCCCATGTCCAAAAACGCGCTCAAGCGCCTCCGCCGCGCGCAAGAGTGGGAGGACGGGCGGGAGGACCGCAAGCGACGCCGGCGAGAGAAGCGCGTGGCCGGCAAGGCCCGGCGCCGCGAGGAGCGAGCAGAGCTGCTGGCCCAGGGAGCCGACCCTGCCGTGCTGTTTGCCAAGCGCGCGCCGGCGCGGCTCGTCCCCGTCTCGCTCATCCTGGACTGCGACTTCGAGGCCTACATGACGGACAAGGAGCGCGTCTCGCTGTCGAGCCAGGTGACGCGGTGCTACTCGGAGAACCGCAACTTCAAGTACAAGGCGCACCTCTGGATCAGCGGGTGGCGGGGCAAGCTGAGGGAGCGCTTCGAGACGGCCATGGAGAGCCAGCACGCCCACTGGAAGGGCGTCAGCCTGGAGGAGGGCGACTTcttggccgcggcggcgcgggcgcgggAGGGCATGAGGTCcgccgagggcggcgagaTGGCAGACTCCCTGCAGAGGAGTGCcgacgcggcggcggccaacAGGTGGGAAAGGGACGAGAGGGAGCCGTTCCCCCTGCCCGGGCCGGTGCCCGAGCTCGACGCCGAGCACGCCGACGTGGTCTATCTGACGTCCGAGTCGCCCTACACGCTGGAGAGGCTGGAGCCGAACACGAGCTATGTCATCGGCGGGCTGGTGGACAAGAACCGCGAAAAGGGGCTGTGTTACAGACGAGCCGTGGAAAGGGGCATCCGCacggcgaggctgccgatAGGGCAGTACATGAAGCTGCGGACGCGGCAGATTCTCGCCACGAACCACGTCGTGGAGATTATGTTGCGGTGGCTCGAGTGCGAGGACTGGGCCGAGGCGTTTATGCGTGTTATTCCGAAAAGAAAGGGCTTTGAGATGATTGCAGACGGGGATGAGGATAAGACGGGCAATGGCGGTGAAGACGGGGATCAAGGAGATCAGGGGGAGGACGGAGAGGAGAACAAAGAGGGTGGAGAGAAGAACGGAGAGGAGGACAAAGAGGACGGGAAAAAGAGCGGAGAGGATAAAGAGAAGAACGGAGAGGACGGAGAGAAGGATaaagaggatgaagaggatgaagagaaaaACAAAGAGGAcgggaagaagaataaaGAGGACGGAGAGCAGAACGGAGAGGACGAGACCAAGGGCAGCAATAGTCAAGACCCAAAGTAG
- the ZRT1_0 gene encoding Zinc-regulated transporter 1, giving the protein MHVSSSLAGLALLGAATANNIYPRQTAAPSPTSAAAPQITAVTDCHLHGSQVFCLAGATEYLVHTTPTQTTDIPAQFTGCHSHGAETFCIAPNGDDVQVNVPGAEGDAHQGGDQHGSDSKDSGHQHCHFHAGVEHCVGGDESENAAPKCDTTPRDYNIGLRVGLLFVIMASSALGVFGPIFLHRVLPRRLSTIFTLLKQFGTGIIISTAFVHLFTHASLMFGNKCIGELGYEGTTAAILMAGIFLSFLVEYIGHRIVLAKTRSTALLTREKQAEALLSTEVVSILVMEAGILFHSLLIGLTLVVAGDSFFITLFIVILFHQVFEGLALGTRIATIGSSADVHLLPPAVNHSDRAVENDTDKSVNSPTEETADASSTFEPPTLSMKKKLGLASLFAFVTPIGMAIGIGVLQKFNGNDRSTLLAIGTLDALSAGILVWTGVVEMWAADWMTGSHGHKAELADADMLTVGLGLFGLVAGMVLMSFLGKWA; this is encoded by the exons ATGCACGTATCCTCCTCACTGGCCGGACTGGCCCTCTTGGGCGCCGCAACCGCAAACAACATCTATCCACGACAGACCGCTGCGCCGTCTCCTACAAGTGCGGCCGCACCACAGATTACCGCTGTTACCGACTGCCATCTTCACGGATCCCAAGT GTTCTGTCTGGCGGGAGCAACCGAATATCTCGTTCACACCACGCCCACCCAGACCACAGACATTCCCGCCCAATTTACGGGATGCCACAGCCATGGCGCTGAAAC GTTCTGCATCGCCCCCAACGGAGACGATGTCCAAGTCAACGTCCCCGGTGCCGAAGGCGACGCCCATCAAGGAGGAGACCAACATGGCTCCGATTCCAAAGACAGCGGCCACCAGCACTGTCATTTCCACGCCGGCGTAGA ACACTGCGTAGGCGGCGACGAAAGTGAGAACGCCGCGCCAAAATGCGATACCACTCCCAGGGATTACAACATTGGCCTGCGAGTCGGCCTGCtcttcgtcatcatggcctcgaGTGCCTTGG GTGTATTTGGTCCCATCTTCCTACACAGAGTCCTACCCAGGAGACTGTCCACAATCTTCACGCTCCTCAAACAATTCGGTaccggcatcatcatctcaacCGCCTTTGTTCAT CTCTTCACCCATGCCTCCCTCATGTTCGGCAACAAGTGCATCGGCGAACTGGGCTACGAAGGAACCACAGCCGCCATCCTCATGGCCGGCATCTTCCTCTCCTTCCTGGTCGAATACATTGGTCATCGGATCGTCCTTGCCAAGACCAGGTCCACTGCCTTGTTGACTAGAGAGAAACAAGCGGAGGCCTTGTTGTCCACCGAGGTGGTGAGCATCTTGGTCATGGAGGCGGGAATCCTGTTCCATTCTTTGC TTATCGGGTTGACTCTTGTCGTCGCTGGAGATTCCTTCTTCATTACCTTGTTCATTGTCATTCTTTTCCACCAAGTCTTCGAAGGCCTGGCGCTCGGAACCCGAATTGCCACGATTGGAAGTTCCGCCGATGTCCACCTCCTGCCTCCCGCCGTCAACCACTCTGACAGAGCCGTCGAAAATGATACGGACAAGTCAGTTAATTCTCCGACTGAGGAGACAGCAGACGCCTCCTCGACTTTTGAGCCCCCTACACTgtccatgaagaagaaacTCGGTCTTGCTTCCCTCTTCGCATTCGTTACGCCCATTGGCATGGCCATCGGCATTGGTGTCCTGCAAAAGTTCAATGGCAACGACAGATCAACCCTCCTCGCAATCGGCACCCTGGACGCCCTTTCGGCCGGCATCTTGGTTTGGACTGGCGTTGTGGAAATGTGGGCAGCTGACTGGATGACTGGCTCTCATGGTCACAAAGCCGAGTTGGCTGATGCAGATATGCTTACCGTCGGCCTTGGGTTATTTGGTCTCGTGGCTGGTATGGTGCTGATGAGCTTCCTGGGCAAGTGGGCGTAG
- the msh-2 gene encoding DNA mismatch repair protein msh-2 — MASRPELKLDDEGGFIRFYKSLPDVGEDTIRIFDRGDWYTAHGDNASFIAKTVYKTTSVLRQLGRNDHTGLPSVTMTVTVFRQFLREALFKLGKRIEIWESPSGRMNWKCVKQASPGNLQDIEDDLGGQIESAPMIIAVKISAKASEARNVGVCFADASVRELGVSEFLDNDLYSNFESLLIQLGVRECLIQLDKGDKDKDPELAKLRQIIDNCGVAIAERPAGDFGTRDIEQDLARLLKDDKSVNLLPQTDLKLAMGSAASLIKYLGVLQDPSNFGQYHLYQHDLAQFMKLDAAALKALNLMPGPRDGSKTMSIYGVLNHCKTPVGSRLLAQWLKQPLMDKDEIEKRQQLVEAFFTDTELRQTMQEEHLRSVPDLYRLSKRFQRGKANLEDVVRAYQVVIRLPGFIGTFEGVMDEAYRDPLDIAYTTKLRELSDNLGKLQDMVEQTVDLDALDRHEYIIKSEYDQGLQTIRKKLNQLDRDIRAEFHEAARDLGQEADKKIFLETSHKVHGVCMRLTRQEAGCIRNKSSYQECSTQKNGVYFTTKKMQSYRREYDQLSQNYNRTQSSLVNEVVNVASSYCPVLERLAGVLAHLDVIVSLAHCSVHAPEAYVRPKIHTRGEGQTRLIGARHPCMELQDDVQFITNDLEFTRDKSSFLIITGPNMGGKSTYIRQAGVIALMAQIGCFVPCAEAELTIFDSILARVGASDSQLKGVSTFMAEMLETANILKSATKESLIIIDELGRGTSTYDGFGLAWAISEHIVKEIGCFAMFATHFHELTALADQYPQVRNLHVTAHISGTGKDNSKREVTLLYKVEPGICDQSFGIHVAELVRFPDKVVRMAKRKADELEDFTTKHEDNALAYSKEDVEEGSAMLKQLLIQWKEQVGKGEMSQEEKVSKLKELVAADSKLLANPFFQSVKAL; from the exons ATGGCTTCAAGACCCGAATTAAAG ctcgacgacgagggcggctTCATTCGTTTCTACAAGTCACTTCCCGATGTAGGGGAGGACACTATCAGAATATTTGACCGGGGCGACTGGTATACTGCGCATGGTGACAATGCCTCGTTCATCGCGAAGACG GTTTACAAAACGACATCCGTTCTCCGCCAACTCGGGCGAAACGACCACACCGGGCTCCCATCCGTAACAATGACCGTTACCGTGTTTCGTCAGTTTCTCAGAGAAGCTTTGTTCAAGCTGGGCAAGCGCATTGAAATCTGGGAGAGCCCGAGTGGCCGGATGAACTGGAAATGCGTCAAACAAGCTTCCCCCGGCAATCTGCAAGACATCGAGGATGACCTGGGCGGTCAAATCGAATCGGCGCCCATGATCATAGCAGTCAAGATTTCAGCGAAAGCTTCCGAGGCAAGGAATGTCGGCGTGTGTTTTGCAGATGCCAGTGTGAGAGAACTTGGCGTCAGCGAGTTCCTAGACAACGATCTCTACTCCAACTTTGAGTCCTTACTCATTCAACTGGGTGTTCGGGAATGTCTCATCCAGCTCGATAAAGGCGACAAGGATAAGGACCCCGAATTAGCTAAACTCAGACAAATCATTGACAACTGCGGAGTCGCTATTGCAGAACGTCCTGCGGGGGATTTTGGTACACGAGATATCGAGCAGGACCTCGCTCGTTTGCTAAAGGACGATAAGTCGGTGAATCTCCTCCCCCAGACTGATCTGAAGCTTGCAATGGGGTCCGCTGCCTCATTAATCAAATATCTCGGAGTTCTGCAAGACCCTTCAAACTTTGGGCAGTATCACCTCTATCAGCACGACCTTGCACAGTTTATGAAGCTGGATGCAGCGGCTTTGAAAGCCCTTAATTTGATGCCTGGTCCACGGGACGGGTCAAAGACTATGAGCATTTACGGCGTCCTCAATCATTGCAAGACGCCAGTGGGCAGCCGCTTGCTCGCTCAATGGTTGAAGCAGCCCCTGATGGACAAGGACGAGATTGAGAAGCGCCAACAGCTAGTGGAGGCATTCTTCACCGACACTGAGCTGAGACAAACGATGCAGGAAGAACATCTTCGCTCCGTGCCGGACCTCTATCGCCTATCAAAGAGGTTTCAGCGAGGCAAGGCAAACTTGGAAGATGTCGTTCGTGCGTACCAGGTTGTGATTCGACTTCCTGGATTCATTGGCACTTTTGAAGGGGTCATGGATGAGGCTTATCGAGATCCTCTTGATATAGCCTACACGACCAAGTTGCGCGAGCTTTCTGATAATCTCGGCAAATTGCAAGACATGGTGGAACAGACAGTTGATCTGGATGCCCTCGACAGGCATGAATACATTATCAAATCCGAGTACGATCAGGGCCTGCAAACTATTCGCAAGAAGCTCAATCAGCTCGACCGCGACATCCGAGCAGAATTTCACGAGGCTGCGCGGGACCTAGGTCAGGAAGCAGACAAGAAGATATTCCTAGAGACTAGCCACAAGGTACATGGAGTTTGCATGCGATTGACCAGGCAAGAAGCCGGCTGTATTCGAAACAAGTCAAGTTATCAAGAATGCTCTACACAAAAGAACGGCGTCTACTTCACCACAAAAAAGATGCAGTCTTACCGACGGGAGTACGATCAGCTATCGCAGAATTACAACAGAACCCAGAGCAGTCTGGTCAACGAGgttgtcaatgttgcatcGTCATACTGCCCCGTTCTCGAGCGCCTTGCCGGAGTCCTGGCTCACCTTGATGTGATTGTTTCGCTCGCCCATTGCTCCGTCCATGCCCCAGAGGCATATGTCCGGCCCAAGATTCACACCCGAGGTGAAGGCCAAACCCGGTTAATCGGTGCCCGCCATCCCTGCATGGAGCTGCAGGATGATGTACAATTCATCACCAACGACCTCGAGTTTACCAGAGACAAGTCGTCCTTCTTGATCATCACTGGCCCCAACATGGGCGGCAAATCTACCTACATCCGCCAGGCTGGTGTCATTGCGCTCATGGCCCAGATTGGCTGCTTTGTACCTTGCGCCGAGGCAGAGCTCACCATCTTTGATTCCATTCTCGCTCGCGTTGGCGCCAGTGACTCACAGCTAAAGGGTGTCTCTACAttcatggccgagatgctaGAAACGGCAAATATTCTAAAATCCGCCACAAAGGAGTCCTTGATCATTATTGATGAGCTTGGACGAGGCACATCGACATACGACGGCTTTGGGCTGGCGTGGGCCATTTCAGAACACATTGTCAAGGAAATCGGCTGCTTTGCCATGTTTGCAACTCACTTCCATGAACTGACGGCCCTGGCAGATCAATATCCCCAGGTGCGCAACCTCCACGTCACGGCACACATTAGCGGCACAGGCAAGGACAATAGCAAGCGCGAAGTCACGCTGTTGTACAAGGTAGAGCCCGGTATCTGCGACCAGAGTTTCGGTATTCACGTCGCGGAGTTGGTTCGCTTTCCGGACAAGGTGGTCCGGATGGCGAAGCGTAAGGCCGATGAGCTGGAAGACTTTACAACAAAGCATGAGGACAATGCACTGGCTTACAGCAAGGAAGATGTTGAAGAGGGCAGCGCAATGCTCAAGCAGCTATTGATACAGTGGAAGGAGCAGGTCGGCAAGGGAGAGATGAGCCAGGAAGAGAAGGTCTCTAAGCTGAAGGAGCTTGTGGCTGCTGATTCGAAGCTACTGGCGAACCCGTTCTTTCAATCCGTTAAGGCTCTGTAA
- the SKN7 gene encoding Transcription factor SKN7: MSGSEVPAATGGSNNASEFVRKLFRMLEDPSHQDVARWGKDGDSFVVVEGEKFTRSILPKHFKHSNMSSFIRQLNKYDFHKVKPSSDSESSNPGGNVLEFKHPYFRADSKDGLDNIRRKAPAPRKPQVTEDFTTSQHVSVVTEQLTATQQQVQQLQELYAEVSQANRLLVSEVMTLQKMVNAQKQAQYEMLNYLSPYDERSRGIMGQSMNSNGSNDVEDGVPELRRARELLSSVAPDTVSDRELERLHDIYAAPTESATLITPVTMPLMHDPMTDLSRYPVYPVGQTVGIDPFQPDHIHKIPFAIPNEGTPSTTLSSETTISAPAPISSVPATTGLGTDRATPMWGPKKPQVLLVEDDQTCAKIGIKFLNSMGCEVEHALNGVDAVTRVSNVGRDHFDLMFMDIIMPRLDGVSATMYIRQHCPTTPIIAMTSNIRPDEVNGYFEHGMNGVLAKPFTKEGMLKSVRTHLAHLLKDPPEQSEAGFMMSNVSYVGAAPPSLKFESSTPPGGNSSGWSPSHMGPSNADQWNGMMNGGNQYSVGRSSFTATDHDSPPEKRQRLNVSQANYG; the protein is encoded by the exons ATGTCGGGAAGCGAGGTGCCCGCTGCCACTGGCGGTAGCAACAATGCCAGCGAATTC GTTCGCAAACTCTTTCG CATGTTGGAGGACCCGTCACATCAAGATGTAGCCCGATGGGGGAAAGACGGCGATTCATTCGTCGTGGTAGAG GGCGAGAAATTCACCCGATCTATTCTTCCTAAACACTTCAAACACAGCAACATGTCCAGTTTTATTCGGCAACTGAACAAATACGATTTTCACAAAGTAAAACCGTCAAGCGACAGCGAATCGTCCAACCCGGGCGGAAAT GTATTGGAGTTTAAGCACCCCTACTTTCGTGCCGACAGCAAGGATGGCCTTGACAACATTCGGCGGAAGGCCCCCGCCCCCAGGAAGCCCCAAGTCACCGAGGACTTTACCACGAGCCAGCATGTCAGTGTCGTAACAGAGCAGTTAACCGCGACGCAGCAGCAGGTTCAGCAACTGCAAGAGTTGTATGCCGAGGTATCCCAGGCCAACCGACTGCTGGTGAGTGAGGTCATGACCTTGCAAAAGATGGTCAATGCCCAGAAACAGGCACAGTACGAGATGCTCAACTATCTTTCTCCCTACGATGAGAGAAGTCGAGGCATCATGGGACAGTCGATGAATTCAAACGGCTCCAACGATGTCGAAGATGGCGTGCCGGAACTGCGCAGAGCGCGAGAACTTCTCTCTAGTGTGGCTCCAGACACCGTATCTGACCGAGAACTCGAGCGTCTTCATGACATCTACGCCGCTCCAACTGAATCCGCGACTCTGATCACGCCCGTCACCATGCCCCTCATGCACGACCCCATGACGGACCTTAGTCGGTATCCCGTCTACCCGGTGGGACAGACGGTCGGTATTGATCCATTTCAACCTGACCACATTCACAAAATTCCATTCGCGATTCCCAATGAAGGCACCCCGAGCACCACTTTGTCAAGTGAGACAACCATCTCAGCACCTGCGCCCATCTCTAGTGTGCCGGCAACAACTGGGCTGGGCACGGATCGAGCTACACCCATGTGGGGTCCGAAAAAGCCGCAGGTTCTTCTGGTCGAAGATGATCAGACTTGCGCCAAGATTGGCATCAAGTTTTTGAATTCGATGGGTTGCGAGGTCGAGCATGCT CTGAATGGCGTTGACGCCGTGACCCGCGTCAGCAATGTAGGCCGGGATCATTTCGACCTGATGTTCATGGACATTATTATGCCGAGGCTCGATGGTGTTTCGGCAACCATGTACATTCGCCAACATTGCCCCACGACTCCCATTATTGCGATGACTTCGAATATCAGGCCTGATGAGGTTAACGGATACTTTGAGCATG GCATGAACGGAGTGTTGGCAAAGCCTTTCACTAAAGAAGGAATGCTCAAATCAGTCCGGACGCATTTGGCTCATCTCCTCAAGGACCCCCCCGAGCAGTCGGAAGCCGGGTTTATGATGAGCAACGTTTCTTATGTGGGTGCCGCCCCCCCATCGCTCAAGTTTGAGTCGAGCACGCCGCCTGGAGGTAATAGCTCTGGATGGTCCCCGAGTCACATGGGTCCAAGCAACGCCGACCAGTGGAATGGTATGATGAATGGGGGGAACCAATACAGTGTAGGCCGTTCCAGCTTCACAGCCACGGATCACGACAGCCCACCTGAGAAGCGCCAAAGACTCAACGTGTCCCAAGCCAACTATGGTTGA